In Homo sapiens chromosome 11, GRCh38.p14 Primary Assembly, one DNA window encodes the following:
- the CENATAC gene encoding centrosomal AT-AC splicing factor, with protein sequence MAPAQRCPLCRQTFFCGRGHVYSRKHQRQLKEALERLLPQVEAARKAIRAAQVERYVPEHERCCWCLCCGCEVREHLSHGNLTVLYGGLLEHLASPEHKKATNKFWWENKAEVQMKEKFLVTPQDYARFKKSMVKGLDSYEEKEDKVIKEMAAQIREVEQSRQEVVRSVLEPQAVPDPEEGSSAPRSWKGMNSQVASSLQQPSNLDLPPAPELDWMETGPSLTFIGHQDIPGVGNIHSGATPPWMIQDEEYIAGNQEIGPSYEEFLKEKEKQKLKKLPPDRVGANFDHSSRTSAGWLPSFGRVWNNGRRWQSRHQFKTEAAAMKKQSHTEKS encoded by the exons ATGGCGCCGGCGCAGCGCTGCCCTCTGTGCCGCCAGACCTTCTTCTGTGGTCGCGGGCACGTTTACAGCCGCAAGCACCAGCGGCAGCTGAAGGAGGCTTTGGAGAGGCTCCTGCCCCAG GTGGAGGCGGCCCGCAAGGCCATCCGCGCCGCTCAGGTGGAGCGCTATGTGCCCGAACACGAGCGATGCTGCTGGTGCCTGTGCTGCGGCTGTGAGGTGCGGGAACACCTGAGCCATGGAAACCTGACGGTGCTGTACGGGGGGCTGCTGGAGCATCTGGCCAG CCCAGAGCACAAGAAAGCAACCAACAAATTCTGGTGGGAGAACAAAGCTGAGGTCCAGATGAAAGAGAAGTTTCTGGTCACTCCCCAGGATTATGCGCG ATTCAAGAAATCCATGGTGAAAGGTTTGGATTCCTATGAAGAAAAGGAGGATAAAGTGATCAAGGAG ATGGCAGCTCAGATCCGTGAGGTGGAGCAGAGCCGACAGGAGGTGGTTCGGTCTGTCTTAGAG CCTCAGGCAGTGCCAGACCCAGAAGAGGGCTCTTCAGCAcctagaagctggaaagggaTGAACAG CCAAGTAGCTTCCAGCTTACAGCAGCCCTCAAATTTGGACCTGCCACCAGCTCCAGAGCTTGACTGGATGGAGACAGGACCATCTCTGACATTCATTGGCCATCAG GATATACCAGGAGTTGGTAACATCCACTCAG gtgccACACCTCCCTGGATGATCCAAGATGAAGAATACATTGCTGGGAACCAAGAAATAGGACCATCCTATGAAGAATTTCTTAAAGAAA AGGAAAAACAGAAGTTGAAAAAACTCCCCCCAGACCGAGTTGGGGCCAACTTTGATCACAGCTCCAGGACCAGTGCAGGCTGGCTGCCCTCTTTTGGCCGCGTCTGGAATAATGGACGCCGCTGGCAGTCCAG aCATCAATTCAAAACTGAAGCTGCAGCAATGAAGAAGCAGTCACATACAGAAAAAAGCTAA
- the RPS25 gene encoding small ribosomal subunit protein eS25, which produces MPPKDDKKKKDAGKSAKKDKDPVNKSGGKAKKKKWSKGKVRDKLNNLVLFDKATYDKLCKEVPNYKLITPAVVSERLKIRGSLARAALQELLSKGLIKLVSKHRAQVIYTRNTKGGDAPAAGEDA; this is translated from the exons ATG CCGCCTAAGGACGACAAGAAGAAGAAGGACGCTGGAAAGTCGGCCAAGAAAGACAAAGACCCAGTGAACAAATCCGGGGGCAAGGCCAAAAAGAAG AAGTGGTCCAAAGGCAAAGTTCGGGACAAGCTCAATAACTTAGTCTTGTTTGACAAAGCTACCTATGATAAACTCTGTAAGGAAGTTCCCAACTATAAACTTATAACCCCAGCTGTGGTCTCTGAGAGACTGAAGATTCGAGGCTCCCTGGCCAGGGCAGCCCTTCAGGAGCTCCTTAGTAAAG GACTTATCAAACTGGTTTCAAAGCACAGAGCTCAAGTAATTTACACCAGAAATACCAAGGGTGGAGATGCTCCAGCTGCTGGTGAAGATGCATGA